A stretch of DNA from Lotus japonicus ecotype B-129 chromosome 4, LjGifu_v1.2:
TTATTAGATTGGTGGTGCTGCGGCAGGAGCATCAACCCTTCCTCCTCCGCTGGCAGTCCTATTGTATTTGTGTTGCTGAGTGAACCCACCGCAGCACGGTAAGCATTGTACTTGGAGAGCCCAAGAGCTGTTGTTACATGATGTTctgaacccgaacccgaaccagTGCTGCTAATTCCCTCCGTTTCATGATTCTCAACTATTTGTCCATCATGAACTGGTTTTGAATTTGATTGGCCAAGAAATAAGCCCATGTTGTGTGGCAGATGTTGATGCTGAGCTATTTCACTTGGTTTTGATGATCTTGAGGATGATGGCTGCTTGGTAATTGGGAGACAACGAGGGAGGGAAGGATGATCTTCTACTCCAGCTCTCTTGTATACCCGGCAAAGCGATATCTCAGCCTTCAATTGatccaaattcaaattcaaatttcaatcaATCAATGAATATATGTAACTAGAGATGAAATTGAGAAATGTCTAGTACTATTCATCATTGATCAAAGTCACGAGACATGAGTGTCAGAATTCACAATTCATGCGTGTAATCATAAATATGTTCGAGTGAGAGTTAATTTCAAACGGTGCTACAAGCGTGAACATTTCCTGCAAAATCTTTTCTATCAGTATTTATTAAATGCAAAGAGTACTCTTGAATATAAATTTAATGGGTGGCTGCGAGTTTCACGCACCTACTGGTTTGGCATGCTATAGCTAGCTTTGGATCTAAATTTTGCTACTTAAAGTGTGTGAGAGAAATTAAGATGATTTATGATGTATGGCAATTGCTAATGATCGAATTATCAAAAGAGCTGGGAAAACCAACATGACACAGAATTAATGATCATAGCTTTAAAACTAGGGTTGAATTTTAAACCTTTGACTGGGCTAGCTTCATGAAAGAAGAATGAGCAAAAAAGGCTATGTACTAGAACTGGTTTTTAAAGCTTTTATCAAATACCCGTGTAACATTGCAGGTTTTTAAAATCCTCTTAGAGTTTTAGAATTGGTGGAAAATCTTCTGTAAATAGATTCCGAGTTTAATAATTGATTCTGAGTGTACGTCTTCATGGTAAGAGTAGATTTGTGTGTGTACGGTACCTTTTGATATCGTTCAGTTTCATGCTGAGGCAAGCGATACTCATTCATAATCCAACTGGTTCGGATGCCTTTGGGAGCTTTCCCAGAATAGAAAACTAGGGTTTTCTTCAGCCCAATTGACCTGAAGTTTTCAGTTCGAATCATCCTGTCAGCTCCGGTTGCCTTCCAATACCCAGAAGTAGTCACACGGTTGGGACGATCGCCGTTGCGATACTTCCTATCTCTCGGCACATAGAAGTACCACTCCTTCTCACCAATAGCTGCCAAAGCTGCACCTCATCATAGATATTGATTCAACTCAGCTCATTAAAGATTCAATAACAGATCCAACAATAAACATTAAACAACACTAAAATTTGAAACAAGCAAAATATTAACTAATAAGCATGGGATAAAGAAGATTGCACACCCCCATGCGTGCAATGaactatatattaaataaaccTAGCTTAGCTAGTTGTATCAAGAAAagttaaatataaaattgaaGGGAGATAGATGGCAGAAAAAAGAGGGAAGAAGAGGAGGCGGcgtggaaaatgaaaaatgatgaaTTTTCTTACAGAAATTGCTTCAAGAAAAGGGAAGCTTGctttcaaatttgaataaataataattgTTATTTGTATGTATGTACATGCGTGTGTAATAGTATAGTATATATACCAGGAAGCTCCCAAGGGTCATAGCGATAAAGATCAAGGAAAGTGATGAGCTCAACATTGAAACGCTTGCCCTCCACCTTACGGCGAAGGTAGAACTCCACCAGCTCCTCTTCAGTTGGGTGGAATCGAAACCCCGGCATCACCGTGTCGTTCTCGTGATCATCTAATAATTGCTTGTTAGAGTTCTCGTTTGCCGAGGATGTGGTTGTTGTGGTGGTTCCATCTTCATGGCTCATGCTTCCCTGCTGCTTTgactctcttctcttctcttctctgcaACTGAAAATTAACTACTCTTTGCTTTGCCTTGCCTTCTCTCTCACATCCTCTTTATGTACTCCAAAAGTACAATAGTAACAGTGTTAGGCAAATTAAACATATATAACAGATTTTTCGCTGCTATATatcaagaaaattaatgaagatGATAATCAGTTtaatgatttttcttttcttttttgtctatctctttctctctctagaaagTTGGACAACATGGATTAATTTAATTGTATAAattgacaaaaaataaataattaaaagaaGGTAGAGAGGGGAGTTTTCCCAAGAGTGACTAACGCGTGTGCTGATAAGCTAGCCTCTTTAAATTTGTATTTTACTTATCTCCTTTAGAGTTAAGTTCGCTTTTAATTTCTGACCGACATTGTTGTGCCGGGTTAATGTAGTTTGTCtttatatagatatatagaaagaagaaaaaaagagagggGGGAGTTAATAGAAAGATCTACTACATGTATAGGTCTAGGGCCCTACACTACATGGCAAGGGGGTATACATACGCGCGCTAACTAACGTGTTTTTAAGATGAGAAAATGACATTGTAAGAACTAGACAGAGTGGCCACACCCCAGAAGCGGTGCCCTTGGATCTTTCTTCTTTCACCATACATACAAATTTCAAACCACCCTTAGCTTTCAACTATATATTTCTTCCTTCACCCaacaatatataatatatatattattgaaaGTTAGCTTGTATCACAAATATATATCGATCGATCTCACCTAAACCACTCAGCTCGCATCGATCAGTTTTTACCCTAcgaaattaattttgaaaaagatAACACTCGTGCGCTATCTGATTCTGATCTCTCTTTCTCTACGTCCTTTTCCAATGTAGATAATGATTATGTCAGGTCTCACAAATTGTTTTAACTACTACTGCAAATTTTTCATCATATTCTATTATATTATCTAGTGAAGCTAGCTAACACTACGTTTATCTAGAAAATGAAAGATTAATGGTAAATGCACTATTATGTGACCAAGACATCAGTTTAATTCTTCATACAATATTGAACAAACATTTTTCAAATCATGACCGGTAGAACGCTTGGACTTTTATATGTTCCACAAATTCATGAGTTCGTTATTGcgtaattattttattttgcacCCGTACATTACAACTTCACGTGCAGCGCATGAATCTTCGAGTTTTTTCACCACTCATAGGATGAAACAATAAAAAACGACAGAGTTGGTCTCCCTAGCTAATACTTCCCTTCCTTTCCTCTATGATTTTGTTATgacaaatatatttattaaaaaaatatgtactatttccgttcctatttaactgtttgAAGAGATGAGAAACATATAGAATAAGGattgtaattaattttgttgattttccgaaaattattatttttttgtccTGTTTTACCCTCTAAATGTGTTTTAactttcctcatttattgctCCTACAATGACACtatttggaaaaacatcatttaatactCTTTTGAATTGCTAGATGGACAAatataaatgaataaaaaaatttcttcaaaattGACAGTTAATAAGAAACAGATGTAgtaagaaaattaattaatgcattGGTTTTAAAAATGTTGATAGAATCTTCCATTTGCCTCAATAAATGTATTGGGTAGTGTGGAAGAGTATTCACGATaatcaataataaatatttttaaaatataataaatacaaaatgtatacatggaaaaaataataaatattatttttaaagagtttaatggatatgcactgacagtgtaaaatagttttacacagtcatccaatcaaagcatgtcacatatgagagataattacatttgactttaattttaattaaaagaataagatatttttttatttggcggaattcaattggatgtatgtgtaaaactattttacactgtcagtgcatatccattaaactcatttttAAAATCTAATAAGATatcttatactccctccggtcctttttataagaaacactttggagatttttcttggtccattttataagaaacactcttataaaattaagtcaaataatcaatACCAATGCAAAAGGACCTATTCCCAATACAAAAATATGGAGGGAAATTGCAAGCACTCAATAGGTATGATCAACATTTATGATAATTAGCATGATTGTTcttgtaaaaaggaaaaaacatcattggaattaagcatagtagttaattttataaaaaatattagtttcttTCGTTTGTGTAATTTTGTCcaaatttttcttataaaaaggaccggaggAAGTATAATGAACTACTCTTGATTTTATAGAACAAGTTATTGTCTCAATTCTCAGCTAACCAAGCCTAAAAGGTAACTTCGGCATCCCATTCAACATACTTCCAAAACCATGAGAAATAGTGAAGGAGTATTTAGGGTGAAGCTAGTTAGCGCTACGACTTGGTTGACGATATATGTAAGTACggtaaaatttaaaataaatgatttgTGCCATCTTCGTGCTAGTTTGAATGATGCTAAAAAGCTTTGGAGTCGAGACCAATGTTAACTTTTTACTCTAAAGTAGACCTTTAATTTTTGAGTGGCTGGCATTAAATGGACTGAAGTCACTGCTTTAGAGTTAGATGACTGACCTCTATTATCCTTCCATTAGCATTAATCGTATATGCCGATTGTATTTTGTATTTACAATACTTAGCGTCAGCTAAGCCCACAACaaacttcaatttttttataaaca
This window harbors:
- the LOC130715724 gene encoding NAC domain-containing protein 35, which translates into the protein MSHEDGTTTTTTSSANENSNKQLLDDHENDTVMPGFRFHPTEEELVEFYLRRKVEGKRFNVELITFLDLYRYDPWELPALAAIGEKEWYFYVPRDRKYRNGDRPNRVTTSGYWKATGADRMIRTENFRSIGLKKTLVFYSGKAPKGIRTSWIMNEYRLPQHETERYQKAEISLCRVYKRAGVEDHPSLPRCLPITKQPSSSRSSKPSEIAQHQHLPHNMGLFLGQSNSKPVHDGQIVENHETEGISSTGSGSGSEHHVTTALGLSKYNAYRAAVGSLSNTNTIGLPAEEEGLMLLPQHHQSNNPKQPPNNSLVHACFPANAVPSNNNNNNVVMMDDLNRLVSYQPQFFNVQSHPNHQLSALLMQTAPPMSLNSLPNTLPTTFSDRLWDWNPIPEVNQDHPNIMPFK